A portion of the Fusobacterium nucleatum genome contains these proteins:
- a CDS encoding amidohydrolase, with protein sequence MENCCYINSWYFGNKGAKATIEESKIIDSIDTTFAIHLWQGVPVGKISLESGARMAAADLFSIKVKGKSGHGSMPHETIDAVVVASAIVMNLQHLVSRNTNPLDTLVVTVGKLTAGTRHNIIAGEALLEGTIRSFSDEVWKKVPEQIERVVKNTAAAYDAEVEINLVRATPPLVNDQDISNILKTSAEKLYGEEVVTKYEKTSGGEVLHILHKLFLVH encoded by the coding sequence ATGGAGAACTGTTGTTATATCAATAGCTGGTATTTTGGGAATAAAGGTGCTAAAGCTACAATAGAAGAGAGTAAAATAATTGATTCTATTGATACTACTTTTGCTATTCATTTATGGCAAGGAGTTCCAGTTGGTAAAATTTCTTTAGAAAGTGGTGCTCGTATGGCTGCAGCAGATTTATTTTCAATTAAAGTAAAAGGAAAATCTGGACATGGTTCTATGCCACATGAAACTATTGATGCTGTTGTAGTTGCTTCAGCAATAGTTATGAATTTACAACACCTAGTAAGTAGAAATACAAATCCATTAGATACTTTAGTTGTTACTGTTGGAAAACTAACTGCTGGAACAAGACATAATATTATAGCAGGTGAAGCACTTTTAGAAGGAACTATTAGATCTTTCTCAGATGAAGTTTGGAAAAAAGTTCCTGAACAAATAGAAAGAGTTGTGAAAAATACAGCTGCTGCTTATGATGCAGAGGTTGAAATCAATTTAGTAAGAGCAACTCCTCCTCTTGTTAATGACCAAGATATATCTAATATTTTAAAAACTTCTGCTGAAAAATTATATGGAGAAGAAGTTGTCACAAAATATGAAAAAACTTCTGGTGGAGAAGTTTTGCATATTTTACACAAGTTGTTCCTGGTGCATTAG
- the polA gene encoding DNA polymerase I — translation MKKAVLLDVSAIMYRAYFANMNFRTKNEPTGAVYGFINTLLSIINEFKPDYMAAAFDVKRSSLKRTEIYSDYKSNRQSAPEDLIKQIPRIEEALEAFNINRYKIEGYEADDVLGSLAKKLAKQDIEVIIVTGDKDLSQLVEKNITVALLGKGTEGEKFGTLKTSDDVVNYLGVVPEKIPDLFGLIGDKSDGIPGVTKIGEKKALSIFSQYDSLEKIYENIDNLKSIDGIGPSLIKNLINEKDIAFMSRELAKIFTNLDITVEEDGLQYGMDREKLYSLCKVLEFKMFIKKLGLEEKPQNPTLFSIENLEEKKESPKIVEEENIEFTKEINLDLSNRELLIIDNENNLNEQKEYLTNYKKIASIYYEGLGIILSTEDKDFYFPLNHGGLLAKNIDRNLVVKFISELDIKFISYNFKALLNLGISFKSMYMDMMIAYHLISSQTKIDPIIPITEYSKLEPKDFKTAFGKVNVELITAQDFSKYLSDISIGILAIYDELNYLLKKEDLYKILMENEMPLIPVLSLMERKGIEIDVQYFKNYSLELEKELLKVEKAIYEEAGEEFNINSPKQLGDILFVKLNLPSGKKTKTGYSTDVMVLEDLESYGYNIARLLLDYRKLNKLKTTYVDTLPLLVDENSRIHTSFNQIGTATGRLSSSEPNLQNIPVKTDDGIKIREGFIAGEGKVLMSIDYSQVELRVLTSMSKDENLIEAYREEKDLHDLTARRIFNLPDSETVSREQRTIAKIINFSIIYGKTPFGLAKELKIPVKDASEYIKKYFEQYPRVTTFEKEVIEFGEEHGYVKTLFGRKRYISGIDSKNKTIKSQAERMAVNTVIQGTAAEVLKKVMVKVYDILKDKEDIALLLQVHDELIFEVEKNSVEKYSGILADIMKNTVQLEDVKLNININIGKNWAEAK, via the coding sequence ATGAAAAAAGCTGTACTTTTAGATGTGAGTGCAATAATGTATAGAGCATATTTTGCAAATATGAATTTTAGAACTAAAAATGAACCAACAGGAGCAGTATATGGTTTTATAAATACATTACTAAGCATAATAAATGAATTTAAACCAGACTATATGGCTGCTGCTTTTGATGTAAAAAGATCATCATTGAAGAGAACAGAAATATATAGTGATTATAAATCTAATAGACAATCAGCACCAGAAGATTTAATCAAACAAATTCCTAGAATAGAAGAAGCATTAGAGGCTTTTAATATTAATAGATATAAAATAGAAGGTTATGAAGCAGATGATGTTTTAGGAAGTTTAGCAAAAAAATTAGCCAAACAAGATATAGAAGTTATAATTGTAACAGGGGATAAAGATTTATCTCAATTGGTTGAAAAAAATATTACAGTTGCACTTTTAGGTAAAGGAACAGAAGGTGAAAAATTTGGAACATTAAAAACTTCTGATGATGTTGTAAATTATTTAGGTGTTGTACCTGAAAAAATTCCAGACTTATTCGGACTTATTGGTGATAAAAGTGATGGAATACCTGGTGTAACTAAAATAGGAGAAAAAAAAGCATTGTCAATATTCTCACAATATGATAGTTTAGAAAAAATTTATGAAAATATTGATAATTTAAAAAGTATAGATGGGATAGGTCCTTCTCTTATAAAAAATCTTATAAATGAAAAAGATATTGCATTTATGAGTAGAGAACTTGCTAAAATTTTTACTAATTTAGATATAACAGTTGAAGAAGATGGATTACAATATGGAATGGATAGGGAAAAATTATATTCTCTATGCAAGGTTTTAGAATTTAAAATGTTTATAAAAAAATTAGGCTTAGAAGAGAAACCTCAAAATCCTACTCTATTTTCAATTGAAAATTTAGAAGAAAAGAAAGAAAGTCCAAAAATAGTTGAAGAAGAAAACATTGAGTTTACAAAAGAAATTAATTTAGATCTTTCTAACAGAGAACTTTTAATTATAGATAATGAAAATAATTTAAATGAGCAAAAAGAATATTTGACTAATTATAAAAAAATAGCTTCTATTTATTATGAAGGTTTAGGAATTATTTTATCAACAGAAGATAAAGATTTCTATTTTCCTTTGAATCATGGAGGTTTACTTGCCAAAAATATAGATAGAAATTTAGTAGTCAAGTTCATTTCAGAACTTGATATAAAATTTATTTCATATAATTTTAAAGCTTTATTAAATTTAGGTATAAGTTTTAAATCTATGTATATGGATATGATGATAGCTTATCATTTGATTAGTTCTCAAACTAAAATTGATCCAATAATACCAATTACAGAGTATTCAAAATTAGAGCCAAAAGACTTTAAGACAGCTTTTGGAAAAGTTAATGTAGAGCTTATTACAGCACAAGATTTTTCAAAATACCTGTCAGATATTAGCATAGGTATTTTGGCTATTTATGATGAGTTAAATTATTTATTAAAAAAAGAAGATTTATATAAGATTTTAATGGAAAATGAGATGCCTTTAATTCCAGTATTATCACTTATGGAGAGAAAAGGAATAGAGATAGATGTTCAATATTTTAAAAATTATTCTTTGGAATTAGAAAAAGAACTTTTAAAAGTTGAAAAAGCCATCTATGAAGAAGCAGGAGAAGAATTTAATATAAATTCACCTAAACAATTAGGAGATATATTATTTGTTAAATTGAATTTACCTAGTGGAAAGAAAACTAAAACAGGTTATTCAACAGATGTTATGGTTTTAGAGGACTTAGAAAGCTATGGTTATAATATAGCTAGATTACTTCTTGATTATAGAAAATTAAATAAATTAAAAACTACTTATGTTGATACTTTACCACTTTTAGTTGATGAAAATTCAAGAATACACACAAGTTTTAATCAAATAGGAACAGCAACAGGGAGACTTTCTTCATCTGAACCTAACTTACAAAATATACCAGTAAAAACTGATGATGGCATAAAAATTAGAGAAGGTTTTATTGCAGGAGAAGGAAAAGTTTTGATGAGTATTGATTATTCACAGGTTGAACTAAGAGTGTTGACTTCAATGTCAAAAGATGAAAATCTTATAGAAGCATACAGGGAAGAAAAGGATTTACATGATTTGACAGCTAGAAGAATTTTTAATTTGCCTGATTCAGAAACTGTGTCAAGAGAACAAAGAACAATAGCTAAAATAATTAATTTTAGTATAATTTATGGTAAGACTCCTTTTGGATTAGCAAAAGAGCTAAAAATACCTGTAAAAGATGCTTCTGAATATATTAAAAAATATTTTGAGCAATATCCAAGAGTTACAACTTTTGAAAAAGAAGTTATTGAATTTGGAGAAGAACATGGTTATGTTAAAACATTATTTGGAAGAAAAAGATATATAAGTGGGATTGACTCTAAAAATAAGACTATAAAATCTCAGGCTGAAAGAATGGCAGTAAATACTGTTATTCAAGGAACAGCAGCAGAAGTATTAAAAAAAGTTATGGTAAAAGTCTATGATATTTTAAAAGATAAAGAAGATATAGCTTTACTTTTACAAGTTCATGATGAGTTAATATTTGAAGTAGAAAAAAATTCAGTTGAAAAATATTCAGGAATTTTAGCAGATATAATGAAGAACACAGTTCAACTGGAAGATGTGAAATTGAACATAAATATAAATATTGGTAAAAATTGGGCAGAGGCAAAATAA
- a CDS encoding bifunctional riboflavin kinase/FAD synthetase — protein sequence MIVVNDILTTDIDFNDTYVAIGNFDGVHYGHKKLIKETIKAARENGKQAVVFTFANHPMEILFPEKKFDYINTNEEKLYLLESLGVDVVIMQKVDKDFLEYTPLEFVRILKNKLKVKEIFIGFNFSFGKGGVGKAEDLEYLAEVHNIKVTELPPVTLNGELVSSSVIRKKIANSDFEGAIKFLDHPMLVIGEVIHGKKIARELGFPTTNIKMDNRLYPPFGIYGAFLQVGNKNSQVLYGVVNVGYNPTLKQEISLEVHILDFNKEVYGEKVYVQIVKFMRKEKKFSSIDELKATIQADVDRWKLFKREMKYGRSCSKTQ from the coding sequence ATGATAGTGGTAAATGATATATTGACAACAGATATTGATTTTAATGATACTTATGTAGCCATAGGAAACTTTGATGGAGTACATTATGGGCATAAAAAACTTATAAAAGAAACTATAAAAGCAGCCAGAGAAAATGGAAAACAAGCTGTTGTATTTACTTTTGCAAATCATCCTATGGAAATATTATTTCCAGAAAAGAAATTTGATTATATAAATACAAATGAAGAAAAGTTATATCTTCTTGAATCTTTAGGAGTAGATGTTGTTATAATGCAAAAGGTTGATAAAGACTTTTTAGAATATACTCCATTAGAATTCGTTAGAATCTTAAAAAATAAATTAAAAGTAAAAGAAATTTTTATAGGTTTTAATTTTTCTTTTGGCAAGGGGGGAGTAGGAAAAGCAGAAGACTTAGAGTATTTGGCAGAAGTTCATAATATAAAAGTTACTGAATTACCACCTGTTACTTTAAATGGAGAGCTAGTTAGCTCATCTGTAATAAGGAAAAAGATAGCTAATTCAGATTTTGAAGGAGCAATAAAATTTTTAGATCATCCAATGTTAGTTATTGGAGAGGTTATACATGGAAAAAAAATAGCAAGGGAATTAGGATTTCCAACTACTAATATAAAAATGGATAATAGATTATATCCACCTTTTGGAATATATGGAGCTTTTTTACAAGTAGGAAATAAAAATTCACAGGTTTTATATGGAGTTGTAAATGTTGGGTATAACCCAACTTTAAAGCAAGAGATAAGTTTAGAAGTACATATATTAGATTTTAATAAAGAAGTTTATGGAGAAAAGGTATATGTACAAATAGTTAAGTTTATGAGAAAAGAAAAAAAGTTTTCTTCAATAGATGAATTAAAAGCAACTATTCAAGCAGATGTTGATAGATGGAAATTATTTAAAAGAGAGATGAAATATGGAAGAAGTTGTAGTAAAACTCAATAA
- the secF gene encoding protein translocase subunit SecF, with the protein MKTNLHVIKNIKIYLSISLVLVTLSIVIFFTKGLNYGIDFSGGNLFQLKYNGTTVTLNQINENLDKLAKELPQINSNSRKVQISDDGTIIVRVPEISENDKGKVLNNLKELGSYTLDKEDKVGASIGDDLKKSAIYSLGIGAILIVIYITMRFEFSFAIGGILSLLHDIIIAVGFIALMGYEVDTPFIAAILTILGYSINDTIVIYDRIRENLKRKHKGWILEQCMDESINQTAIRSLNTSVTTLFSVIAILVFGGASLKTFIMTLLIGILAGTYSSIFVATPVVYLLNKRKGNNMEDMFKDDEENNDGKRVEKILV; encoded by the coding sequence ATGAAAACAAATTTACATGTTATAAAAAATATAAAAATTTATCTTTCGATTTCACTAGTTCTTGTTACTTTGTCAATAGTAATATTTTTTACAAAAGGACTTAATTATGGAATAGACTTTTCAGGAGGAAATTTATTTCAATTGAAATATAATGGAACAACAGTCACATTGAATCAAATTAATGAAAATTTAGATAAATTAGCAAAAGAATTACCACAAATTAATTCAAATAGTAGAAAAGTTCAAATTTCAGATGATGGAACTATTATAGTTAGAGTTCCTGAAATAAGTGAAAATGATAAAGGAAAAGTATTGAATAATTTAAAAGAATTAGGCTCATATACTTTGGATAAAGAGGATAAAGTTGGAGCAAGTATCGGAGATGATTTAAAAAAATCAGCTATCTATTCATTAGGTATAGGTGCAATTTTGATAGTAATATATATTACTATGAGGTTTGAGTTTAGCTTTGCTATTGGAGGAATTTTATCATTATTACATGATATAATTATAGCAGTAGGGTTCATAGCTCTTATGGGTTATGAAGTTGATACTCCATTTATAGCAGCTATACTTACTATATTAGGATATTCAATTAATGATACCATAGTAATCTATGATAGAATAAGAGAAAATTTAAAAAGAAAACATAAAGGTTGGATACTTGAACAATGTATGGATGAATCTATAAATCAAACAGCAATTAGATCATTGAATACATCAGTTACAACATTATTTTCTGTAATTGCTATATTAGTTTTTGGTGGAGCAAGTTTAAAGACTTTTATAATGACATTGTTAATAGGAATACTTGCAGGAACATATAGTTCAATATTTGTTGCAACTCCAGTAGTTTATTTATTGAATAAGAGAAAAGGTAACAATATGGAAGATATGTTTAAAGATGATGAAGAAAATAATGATGGTAAAAGAGTAGAAAAGATTTTAGTTTAA
- the secD gene encoding protein translocase subunit SecD: protein MNKKLFLRLLIVIAIFAVALYYSLAKPIKLGLDLKGGAYVVLEAVEDENSNVKIDNDAMNRLIEVLNRRVNGIGVAESTIQKAGDNRVIVELPGLQNTEEAINLIGKTALMEFKLMNEDGSLGETLLTGSALQKAEVSYDNLGRPQISFNMTPEGAQVFAKITRENIGRQLAITLDGVVQTAPKINTEISGGSGVITGNYTVEEAKGTAALLNAGALPIKAEIAETRTVGATLGDESIAQSKNAGMVAIVLIWVFMIIFYRLPGIIADLAIIIFGFITFACLNFIDATLTLPGIAGFILSLGMAVDANVIIFERIKEELRFGNSIRNSIDSGFNKGFIAIFDSNLTTLIITTILFVFGTGPIKGFAVTLALGTLASMFTAITVTKVLLLTFVNMFGFRSPKLFGVTVEEAK from the coding sequence ATGAATAAGAAATTATTTCTTAGATTATTGATAGTAATAGCAATTTTTGCAGTAGCTCTGTATTATAGCTTAGCGAAGCCAATAAAACTAGGATTGGATTTAAAGGGTGGAGCTTATGTTGTACTTGAAGCTGTGGAAGACGAGAATTCAAATGTAAAAATAGATAATGATGCTATGAACAGATTGATTGAAGTATTAAATAGAAGAGTAAATGGAATTGGAGTCGCAGAATCTACAATTCAAAAAGCAGGAGATAATAGAGTTATTGTTGAATTACCAGGACTACAAAATACAGAAGAAGCAATAAATTTAATAGGTAAGACAGCTTTGATGGAATTCAAATTAATGAATGAAGATGGTAGTTTAGGAGAAACTTTACTTACAGGTTCAGCATTGCAAAAAGCAGAAGTATCTTATGACAATTTAGGTAGACCTCAAATATCATTTAATATGACACCAGAAGGAGCTCAAGTTTTTGCAAAGATAACAAGAGAAAATATAGGTAGACAACTTGCAATCACTCTTGATGGAGTTGTACAAACAGCACCTAAAATTAACACTGAAATTTCTGGTGGAAGTGGAGTTATAACAGGAAATTATACAGTTGAAGAAGCAAAAGGGACAGCAGCATTATTAAATGCAGGGGCATTGCCAATAAAGGCAGAGATAGCTGAAACAAGAACTGTTGGAGCTACCCTTGGAGATGAATCAATAGCTCAAAGTAAAAATGCAGGTATGGTTGCAATAGTTTTAATTTGGGTGTTTATGATAATCTTTTATAGATTACCAGGAATTATAGCAGATTTGGCAATTATTATTTTTGGATTTATAACATTTGCTTGTCTAAATTTTATAGATGCAACACTTACTTTACCAGGTATTGCTGGATTTATTCTTTCACTTGGAATGGCAGTTGATGCAAATGTTATTATTTTTGAGAGAATTAAAGAAGAGTTAAGATTTGGAAATAGCATAAGAAATTCAATAGATTCTGGTTTTAATAAAGGTTTTATAGCAATATTTGACTCAAACTTAACAACTTTAATTATAACAACTATCTTATTTGTATTTGGTACTGGACCAATAAAAGGATTTGCAGTAACATTAGCATTAGGAACATTAGCCTCAATGTTTACAGCAATAACAGTAACAAAAGTATTACTTTTGACTTTTGTAAATATGTTTGGTTTTAGAAGTCCAAAACTTTTTGGTGTTACAGTAGAGGAGGCTAAATAA
- the whiA gene encoding DNA-binding protein WhiA: MSYSSNVKQEITKKIPATNLECLAEISSIFENKSMSLKDGVEIKMENSILAKRVYSLIKNTSSLKFGIKYSVTKKFTEHKVYTITLYKQKGLKEFLDSFKFSYLDIIQNDEIFRGYIRGFFLSCGYIKDPKKEYSLDFFVDNEELAGKIYNILFSKKKKIFKTNKKNKILVYLRNSEDIMDILVLMDALQHFFEYEETTIIKNLKNKTIREMNWEVANETKTLNTGNYQIKMIKYIGEKIGLNSLSPVLEEAAFLRLNNPEDSLQSLADMINISKSGIRNRFRRIEEIYNSLLEEEKNS; encoded by the coding sequence GTGTCTTATAGTTCAAATGTAAAGCAAGAAATCACAAAAAAAATTCCCGCTACAAATTTGGAATGTTTAGCAGAAATATCATCTATTTTTGAAAATAAATCAATGTCACTAAAAGATGGTGTAGAAATAAAAATGGAGAATTCTATTTTAGCTAAAAGAGTGTATTCTTTAATTAAAAATACAAGTTCTTTAAAGTTTGGTATAAAATATTCAGTTACAAAAAAATTTACAGAACATAAGGTATATACTATAACTTTGTATAAACAAAAGGGTTTAAAAGAATTTTTAGATAGTTTTAAATTTTCATATCTTGATATAATTCAAAATGATGAAATATTTAGAGGGTATATAAGAGGTTTCTTTTTGAGTTGTGGCTATATAAAAGACCCTAAAAAAGAATATTCCTTAGATTTTTTTGTAGATAATGAAGAATTGGCAGGTAAAATTTATAATATTTTATTTTCTAAAAAGAAAAAAATATTTAAAACAAACAAGAAAAATAAAATTTTAGTATATTTAAGAAATTCAGAAGATATAATGGATATATTGGTTTTGATGGATGCACTTCAACATTTTTTTGAATATGAAGAAACAACTATTATAAAAAACTTAAAAAATAAAACAATTAGAGAAATGAATTGGGAAGTAGCTAATGAAACAAAAACTTTAAACACTGGAAATTATCAAATAAAAATGATAAAGTATATAGGTGAAAAAATTGGACTTAATAGTTTGAGTCCAGTCTTAGAAGAAGCTGCTTTTTTAAGATTAAATAATCCAGAAGACTCTTTACAAAGTTTAGCAGACATGATAAATATATCTAAGTCTGGAATAAGAAACCGTTTTAGAAGAATAGAAGAGATATATAATTCTCTCTTAGAAGAAGAAAAAAATAGTTAG
- a CDS encoding methyltransferase regulatory domain-containing protein: MANKETIENVKIIQKSYDETPYKSKTFYYTQPGRQQMVLKLLGFKTPDLEKARVLEIGCSFGGNIIPFALENPKAEVVGIDLSNVQIEEGNRIIEFLNLENIRLIHQNVLEFDEKLGKFDYIICHGVFSWVNEEVQRGILNVIKNHLSENGSAILSYNTYPGWKNLEVARDVMLFRDEMLKNRGEQINESNAVKYGRGAIEFLSQFSILNEKVKAGINGITEKDDYYILHEYFEENNKPLYLYDFNKMLLEYGLIHVVDSDLMKTFPNISNEIEEKLSAECGNDNIAKEQYYDFLLDRQFRISIVTHEANKKKINISKDVRITDLKEIDIRGKYQKNKDGFYTIENNEIKDEEISLILDILSENYPNTLTIDELEKKVREKNKLENNNVYANAVYLMYGKLVEAYSRKLTVKKEEKIKLNSKYKDYLNYFITNPNPVIALASYEGTVNYDNFNPMMLFIMTLFDGTRTDEDIFNLLLEKEKTGEVVITFEESSSKEEVIKNNIEICRNFIEINFLNK, from the coding sequence ATGGCAAATAAAGAAACAATTGAAAATGTCAAAATAATTCAAAAGAGTTATGATGAGACACCATATAAATCAAAAACATTTTATTATACTCAACCAGGGAGACAACAAATGGTTCTAAAATTATTAGGTTTCAAAACACCTGATTTAGAAAAGGCAAGAGTGCTTGAAATAGGTTGTTCATTTGGAGGAAATATAATTCCTTTTGCTTTAGAAAATCCAAAAGCAGAAGTAGTGGGTATTGATTTATCTAATGTTCAAATTGAAGAAGGAAATAGAATTATTGAATTTCTAAATTTAGAAAATATAAGATTAATTCATCAAAATGTATTAGAATTTGATGAAAAACTTGGGAAATTTGATTATATTATTTGCCATGGAGTTTTCTCTTGGGTTAATGAAGAAGTGCAAAGAGGAATTTTAAATGTAATTAAGAATCATCTTTCTGAAAATGGTTCAGCAATACTTTCATATAATACTTATCCTGGATGGAAAAATCTTGAAGTTGCAAGAGATGTAATGCTATTTAGAGATGAAATGTTAAAAAATAGAGGAGAACAAATAAATGAAAGTAATGCAGTAAAATATGGTAGAGGGGCAATAGAATTTTTAAGTCAATTTTCTATATTAAATGAAAAAGTAAAAGCTGGTATTAATGGAATAACAGAAAAAGATGACTATTATATTTTACATGAATATTTTGAAGAAAATAACAAACCATTGTATCTATATGATTTTAATAAAATGTTATTAGAATATGGATTAATCCATGTTGTTGACTCTGATTTAATGAAAACATTTCCAAATATTTCAAATGAAATAGAGGAAAAATTAAGTGCTGAATGTGGTAATGATAATATTGCTAAGGAACAATATTATGATTTTTTACTGGATAGACAATTTAGAATCAGTATAGTGACTCATGAAGCTAATAAGAAAAAAATTAATATTTCAAAAGATGTTCGTATAACTGATTTAAAGGAAATAGATATAAGAGGAAAATATCAAAAAAATAAAGATGGTTTTTATACAATAGAAAATAATGAAATAAAAGATGAAGAAATAAGTTTAATTTTAGATATTTTAAGTGAAAACTATCCAAATACTCTAACAATAGATGAATTAGAAAAGAAAGTAAGAGAAAAAAATAAACTTGAAAATAACAATGTCTATGCAAATGCAGTGTATTTAATGTATGGAAAATTAGTTGAAGCATATTCAAGAAAACTTACTGTAAAAAAAGAAGAAAAAATAAAATTAAATTCTAAGTATAAAGATTATTTAAATTACTTTATAACTAATCCTAATCCTGTTATAGCACTAGCAAGTTATGAAGGAACAGTAAATTATGATAATTTTAATCCAATGATGTTATTTATAATGACTTTATTTGATGGAACAAGAACAGATGAAGATATCTTTAATCTTTTATTAGAAAAAGAAAAAACAGGAGAAGTAGTCATAACTTTTGAAGAAAGTTCATCTAAGGAAGAAGTTATAAAAAATAATATTGAAATTTGTAGAAACTTTATAGAAATTAATTTCTTAAACAAATAG
- a CDS encoding segregation and condensation protein A, whose amino-acid sequence MEEVVVKLNNFEGPFDLLLNLIEKNKMKISDINISQLIDEYLEVLRVSKRENIEIKSDFIIIASELIEIKTLNLLNLDKDKEKETNLRRRLEEHKLFKEVVPKVAKLEKEFNISYSRGESKRVIKKIAKDYDLTSLTTDDIFEVYKKYFDSVDISEVMELNLMKQYDIKEVMDNILMKVYFKKWPIDDLFLEAENKLHLIYIFLAILELYKDAKINIDNGEITKC is encoded by the coding sequence ATGGAAGAAGTTGTAGTAAAACTCAATAATTTTGAAGGACCTTTTGATTTACTTTTAAATTTAATAGAAAAAAATAAAATGAAAATTTCGGATATAAATATTTCTCAATTAATAGATGAATATTTAGAAGTTCTAAGAGTGTCTAAAAGAGAAAATATAGAAATAAAATCTGATTTTATTATTATTGCTTCGGAATTAATTGAAATTAAAACTTTAAATCTTCTTAATTTAGATAAAGATAAAGAAAAGGAAACTAATCTTAGAAGAAGACTTGAAGAACATAAATTATTTAAAGAAGTTGTTCCAAAAGTTGCTAAATTAGAAAAAGAATTTAATATCTCTTATTCAAGAGGAGAAAGTAAAAGAGTAATAAAAAAGATTGCTAAAGATTATGATTTAACTTCACTTACAACAGATGATATTTTTGAAGTTTATAAGAAATATTTTGACTCAGTTGATATATCAGAAGTGATGGAATTAAATTTAATGAAACAATATGATATAAAAGAAGTTATGGATAATATATTGATGAAAGTTTATTTTAAAAAATGGCCTATAGATGATCTGTTTTTAGAAGCTGAAAATAAATTACATTTAATATATATTTTCTTGGCTATTTTAGAATTATATAAAGATGCTAAGATAAATATTGATAATGGAGAGATAACAAAATGTTAA